A window of the Mesorhizobium opportunistum WSM2075 genome harbors these coding sequences:
- the fliR gene encoding flagellar biosynthetic protein FliR: MSVLSQSVVIAAFLAFCRIGACFMLMPGLSSARVPVQVRLFVAVAATGGLLAFLWDKIFPFVDARPQILVPMIISELLVGGLIGAMTRLYMEALRFMGSAIAMLIGYGGSGGPAIEEPEPQAALAAIISFSALLMLFVFDFDHEIIRALVTSYTVAPVNIFFNPQAALVDVADTVSDTFFLVIRLGSPFVAYALLVNLTIGFVNKLTPQIPIYFISQPFVIVGGMIIFYFAIGTMLSLFVDGFVDLTLAR, encoded by the coding sequence GTGAGCGTTCTCTCGCAGAGCGTCGTCATCGCGGCGTTCCTCGCCTTCTGCCGCATCGGCGCCTGCTTCATGCTGATGCCGGGCCTGTCCAGCGCCCGCGTGCCGGTCCAGGTCAGGCTGTTCGTGGCGGTCGCCGCCACCGGTGGCCTGCTCGCCTTCCTGTGGGACAAGATCTTTCCCTTCGTCGATGCGCGCCCGCAGATCCTGGTGCCGATGATCATCTCGGAACTTCTGGTCGGCGGGCTGATCGGCGCCATGACCAGGCTCTACATGGAAGCGCTACGCTTCATGGGCTCGGCCATCGCCATGCTGATCGGCTATGGCGGCTCCGGCGGACCGGCGATCGAGGAGCCCGAGCCGCAGGCAGCCCTTGCCGCCATCATCTCGTTCTCGGCGCTGCTGATGCTGTTCGTCTTCGATTTCGACCACGAAATCATACGCGCCCTGGTGACGTCCTACACGGTCGCGCCAGTCAACATCTTCTTCAACCCGCAGGCGGCCCTCGTCGATGTCGCCGACACGGTGTCGGACACGTTCTTCCTGGTCATCCGCCTCGGCAGTCCCTTTGTCGCCTACGCCCTTCTCGTCAACCTGACGATCGGCTTCGTCAACAAGCTGACCCCTCAGATCCCGATCTACTTCATCTCGCAGCCCTTCGTCATCGTCGGCGGCATGATCATCTTCTATTTCGCCATCGGCACCATGCTGTCGCTGTTTGTCGACGGCTTCGTCGACCTGACGCTGGCGAGGTGA
- the flhA gene encoding flagellar biosynthesis protein FlhA: MAITESIQPGAVAKNGRDIFFALGIVVILAVLFLPIPAFLIDIGLAFSIALSVLILMVALWIQRPLDFSSFPTVLLIATMLRLSLNIATTRMILSHGNEGTHAAGYVIAGFSKLVMASDFVIGLIVFMILIVVNFIVITKGATRIAEVGARFTLDAIPGKQMSIDADLSAGMIDDKTAQLRRRELEEESSFFGSMDGASKFVRGDAIAGLIITAINIVGGIAIGYIRHGMGMGQAADVFIKLSVGDGLVTQIPALIVSLAAGLLVSKGGTRGSTNQAVFGQLGAHPRALYVAAALLVLLGLMPGLPLFPFFALASGMAGLGYIIPMRANRVLAEAEALKDKEKASKVEEEKNSVKASLATAEIELLIGKQLSTRLLVSHQELVFRMSKMRKKFAQQYGFVVPEVRVADDFAIPPKSYQIKVHGTVVAEYQMRVGEIMVLLGNRDVPEIPGEEIREPAFGMRAYSVMETFAEDLKRENYTFADNMSVLLTHLSEVIRNNLPQLLSYKDMKALLERQDQEYRKLADEICTTHISYPGLQAVLKLLLAERVSIRNLHLIIEAIAEIAPHVRRTEQIVEHVRIRMAQQICGDLSEGGVLKVLRLGNRWDLAFHQSLKRDAKGEVREFDIDPRQLEEFGQDATKAIKKFLEAGERFVLVTAPDARPYVRMIIERLFTTLPVLSHVEIAKGVEIRVLGTIS, translated from the coding sequence ATGGCGATCACCGAAAGCATCCAGCCAGGCGCGGTGGCCAAGAATGGCCGCGACATCTTCTTCGCGCTCGGCATCGTCGTCATCCTGGCCGTGCTGTTCCTGCCGATCCCGGCCTTTCTCATCGACATCGGCCTCGCCTTCTCGATCGCGCTTTCGGTGCTGATCCTGATGGTGGCGCTGTGGATCCAGCGGCCGCTCGATTTCTCCTCGTTTCCGACCGTGCTGCTCATCGCCACCATGCTGCGGCTATCACTCAACATCGCCACCACGCGCATGATCCTGTCGCACGGCAATGAGGGCACGCACGCCGCCGGCTACGTCATCGCCGGCTTCTCCAAGCTGGTGATGGCGAGCGACTTCGTCATCGGCCTGATCGTCTTCATGATCCTGATCGTGGTGAACTTCATCGTCATCACCAAGGGCGCCACCCGTATCGCCGAAGTCGGCGCCCGCTTCACGCTGGACGCCATCCCCGGCAAGCAGATGTCGATCGACGCCGACCTTTCCGCCGGCATGATCGACGACAAGACCGCGCAGTTGCGGCGACGCGAACTGGAGGAGGAGTCCTCCTTCTTCGGCTCGATGGACGGCGCTTCGAAATTCGTCCGCGGCGACGCCATCGCCGGCCTCATCATCACCGCCATCAACATCGTCGGCGGCATTGCCATCGGCTACATCAGGCACGGCATGGGCATGGGCCAGGCCGCCGACGTGTTCATCAAGCTGTCGGTCGGCGACGGCCTCGTCACCCAGATCCCGGCGCTCATCGTCTCGCTCGCCGCCGGCCTGCTCGTTTCCAAGGGGGGCACCCGCGGCTCGACCAACCAGGCCGTGTTCGGCCAGCTCGGCGCCCATCCGCGAGCCCTTTATGTCGCGGCGGCGCTGCTGGTGCTGCTCGGCCTGATGCCCGGCCTGCCGCTCTTCCCGTTCTTCGCGCTGGCCAGCGGCATGGCCGGCCTCGGCTACATCATCCCAATGCGCGCCAACCGCGTCCTCGCCGAGGCCGAGGCGCTGAAGGACAAGGAAAAGGCAAGCAAGGTCGAGGAGGAGAAGAACTCGGTCAAGGCCTCGCTCGCCACCGCCGAGATCGAGCTTCTCATCGGCAAGCAGCTTTCGACCCGTCTCCTGGTATCGCACCAGGAGCTGGTCTTCCGCATGTCCAAGATGCGCAAGAAATTCGCGCAGCAATACGGCTTCGTCGTGCCGGAAGTGCGCGTCGCCGACGATTTCGCCATCCCGCCGAAGAGCTACCAGATCAAGGTGCACGGCACCGTGGTCGCCGAATACCAGATGCGCGTCGGCGAGATCATGGTGCTGCTCGGCAATCGCGACGTGCCCGAGATACCGGGCGAGGAGATCCGCGAGCCTGCCTTCGGCATGCGCGCCTATTCCGTCATGGAAACCTTCGCCGAGGATTTGAAGCGCGAGAACTACACCTTCGCCGACAACATGTCGGTGCTGCTCACCCATCTCTCGGAAGTCATCCGCAACAACCTGCCGCAGCTTCTGTCTTACAAGGACATGAAGGCGCTGCTGGAGCGCCAGGACCAGGAATATCGCAAGCTCGCCGATGAGATCTGCACCACGCACATCTCCTATCCCGGCCTGCAGGCGGTGCTGAAGCTGCTGCTCGCCGAGCGTGTCTCGATCCGCAACCTGCATCTGATCATCGAGGCCATCGCCGAGATCGCGCCGCATGTGCGCCGCACCGAGCAGATCGTCGAACATGTCCGCATCCGCATGGCCCAGCAGATCTGCGGCGACCTCTCCGAGGGCGGCGTGCTCAAGGTGCTGCGCCTCGGCAACCGCTGGGACCTCGCCTTCCACCAGAGCCTCAAGCGCGACGCCAAGGGTGAGGTGCGCGAGTTCGACATCGATCCGCGCCAGCTCGAGGAATTCGGCCAGGACGCCACCAAGGCGATCAAGAAATTCCTCGAAGCCGGCGAGCGTTTCGTCCTTGTCACCGCGCCCGACGCCCGCCCCTATGTGCGCATGATCATCGAGCGCCTGTTCACCACGCTGCCGGTGCTCTCCCACGTCGAAATCGCCAAGGGCGTCGAGATCAGGGTGCTCGGGACCATATCGTGA
- a CDS encoding putative quinol monooxygenase — protein MLLIIGTIRLPPDKFEEAKSAMERMISGSRAEDGCLEYSYARDVLDAGLIRVTEVWRDRLALDAHFRSPHIAEWRSSWPALGIGERNLVLYEAGEPMPT, from the coding sequence ATGCTCCTGATCATCGGCACCATCCGCCTGCCGCCCGACAAGTTCGAGGAGGCTAAGTCCGCGATGGAGCGCATGATCTCGGGCAGCCGCGCCGAGGATGGCTGCCTCGAATATTCCTATGCACGCGACGTGCTCGATGCCGGGCTGATCCGCGTCACCGAAGTGTGGCGAGACAGGCTTGCCCTCGATGCGCATTTCCGTTCGCCGCACATCGCCGAGTGGCGCTCGAGCTGGCCGGCGCTGGGCATCGGCGAGCGCAATCTCGTGCTCTATGAGGCAGGCGAGCCGATGCCGACCTGA
- a CDS encoding chloride channel protein translates to MLSRNQPQVYARRLRAVLLRSIPLLEARGIAVVILAGIIGVMAGILVTAMSQIVQDMHGLLFGVQPGGRLSGMFSLANPMQALIPPIGGILLGLSVIWLRKRKFRTPVDPIEANALYGGRMSLTDTFIIVGQTMISSGFGASVGLEAGYTQVGSGVASRLARMFRLRRNDVRILVGCGAAGAIAAAFDAPLTGAFYGFELVIGIYSVANVAPVMTAAISASLTAEMFGGVPFPLELAGLPALTPSQYVPFLMLGLLGGAASIAIMQLVTLIERGFNRLSIDASLRPVIGGVIVGLLGLITPQVLSSGHGALHREFAMNYGLAVVASVFVLKLAASAVSLGSGFRGGLFFASLFLGALLGKAFGGVMALVSPATGIDPSVAAVVGMTSLAVGVVGGPLTMTFLALESTRDLTLTGVVLAASIMSAILVRETFGYSFSTWRFHLRGETIRSAHDVGWMRSLTVGSMMRKDIRTIDASTTLDVFRKEIPLGSAQRVIAVDPGDEYVGVLIVAELHSDQAGGEVPVRDLAQYKDAVLVPSMNVQAAAETFQRAGAEELAVVEDFTDHIVLGLLTEGHLMRRYAEELEKARRDLSGEG, encoded by the coding sequence GTGCTTTCCAGAAACCAACCGCAAGTCTACGCCCGCCGGCTGCGCGCGGTGCTTTTGAGGTCGATCCCGCTGCTCGAGGCGCGCGGCATCGCGGTGGTCATCCTGGCCGGCATCATCGGCGTCATGGCGGGCATATTGGTCACCGCGATGAGCCAGATCGTGCAGGATATGCACGGGCTGTTGTTTGGCGTCCAACCGGGTGGCCGGCTTTCCGGCATGTTCTCGCTCGCCAATCCGATGCAGGCGCTGATCCCGCCAATCGGCGGCATCCTGCTCGGACTGAGCGTGATCTGGCTGAGAAAGCGGAAATTCCGCACGCCGGTCGATCCGATCGAGGCCAACGCGCTCTATGGCGGGCGCATGTCGCTGACCGACACCTTCATCATCGTCGGCCAGACGATGATCTCCAGCGGCTTCGGCGCTTCGGTCGGCCTGGAGGCGGGCTATACGCAGGTCGGCTCCGGCGTGGCGTCGCGGCTGGCGCGGATGTTCAGGCTGCGCCGCAACGATGTCCGCATCCTGGTCGGCTGCGGTGCCGCCGGCGCCATCGCCGCCGCCTTCGACGCGCCGCTGACGGGGGCGTTCTACGGCTTCGAACTGGTCATCGGCATCTATTCGGTCGCCAACGTCGCGCCGGTCATGACCGCCGCGATCTCGGCTTCGCTGACGGCGGAAATGTTCGGCGGCGTGCCGTTTCCGCTGGAACTTGCCGGCTTGCCGGCGCTCACCCCCAGCCAGTATGTGCCGTTCCTGATGCTTGGGCTGCTCGGGGGTGCGGCCTCGATCGCCATCATGCAACTGGTGACGCTGATCGAACGCGGGTTCAACAGGCTGTCCATCGATGCCTCGCTGCGCCCTGTCATCGGCGGCGTCATTGTCGGCCTGCTGGGACTGATCACGCCGCAGGTCCTGTCCAGCGGCCATGGCGCGCTGCATCGCGAATTCGCCATGAATTACGGTCTGGCCGTTGTCGCCAGCGTCTTCGTGCTGAAGCTCGCGGCATCAGCCGTCTCGCTCGGCTCCGGTTTTCGCGGCGGCTTGTTTTTCGCTTCGCTGTTTCTCGGCGCGCTGCTCGGCAAGGCGTTCGGCGGCGTGATGGCGCTGGTCTCGCCGGCGACCGGTATCGACCCTTCCGTGGCGGCGGTCGTCGGCATGACGTCGCTTGCCGTCGGTGTCGTCGGCGGTCCGCTGACGATGACCTTCCTGGCGCTGGAATCGACCCGCGACCTGACGCTCACCGGTGTCGTGCTGGCTGCTTCGATCATGTCGGCCATCCTGGTGCGCGAGACCTTCGGCTACTCGTTCTCGACATGGCGCTTCCATCTGCGTGGCGAGACGATCCGCAGCGCCCACGACGTCGGCTGGATGCGAAGCCTCACCGTCGGCTCGATGATGCGCAAGGACATCAGGACGATCGATGCCTCGACGACGCTGGACGTCTTCCGCAAGGAAATCCCGCTCGGCTCGGCCCAGCGCGTTATCGCCGTCGATCCGGGTGACGAGTATGTCGGCGTGCTGATCGTGGCCGAACTGCACAGCGATCAAGCCGGCGGCGAGGTGCCGGTGCGCGATCTTGCCCAGTACAAGGATGCTGTCCTGGTGCCCAGCATGAACGTGCAGGCCGCCGCCGAGACGTTCCAGCGTGCCGGCGCCGAAGAACTGGCCGTGGTCGAGGATTTCACCGATCACATCGTGCTCGGGCTTCTGACCGAGGGCCATTTGATGCGGCGCTACGCCGAGGAACTCGAAAAGGCCCGCCGGGATCTGTCGGGCGAAGGATAA